The window TGACGGTGTCGGAACGGAAGTCGGAGAAACGGACCGTGCTCATCGCGCGGGAGTGTAGGCCCGCTGCGCCCCACGCGTGTGGCAGACTCGCCCGCGATGGGACTCGTCCTCGTGGAGACCTTCCCCGTGGCGCCTCTCGGCTGCAACTGCGCCATCGTGGCCGATGCCGCCACGCGGTCCGCGATCGTCCTCGACCCCGGCGGCGAGCCGGACCGGGTGCTGGAAGCCCTGTCGCGACACGGCCTCACCGCCGTCGCCCTCGTCCACACCCACGCCCACCTCGACCACTGCCTCTCGTCGGCGCGACTGTCGGCGGAGACGGGGGCGCCGATCCTGATGCACGCGGACGACCTCTCCCTGTACGGCGACCTCGCGCGCTGGGGGAGGATGTTCGGCGTCGCCGTCGAGGCCCCGGGAACGGTCTCCCGGACTCTCGCTCATGGGGACCACGTCGCGTGCGGGAACGGCTCGCTCGAGGTCCTCCATACGCCTGGCCACACGCCAGGGAGCGTCTGTTTCCGGCTGGAGGGCGAGACGCCCGCTCTCTTCTCGGGAGACACGCTCTTCCGGCGATCCGTAGGCCGGACCGACTTCCCGGGAGGGTCCTGGGACGACCTGGTCACGTCGATCGAGACGCACCTCCTGACGCTTCCCGGCGACCTCCTCGTCCTTCCCGGGCACGGGGAAGAGACGACGATCGCCGAGGAATCCCGGCTGAACCCGTTCGTCGGCGACCGGTCGCGACCCCTCGCCTGAGGCGCGGGCGGGGGGGCCCCCGGGCGGCCGGCGGGCGGCGGGGCGGGGGGGGGGGGGGGGGGGGGGGGCGGGGGGGGGGGGGGGGGGGGGGGGGGGGCCCCCCGCCCGCCGCGCCGGGGGGGGGGGGGGGGGCGGGGGGGGCGGGGCGGGCGGGGGGGGGGGGGGGGGGGGGGGGGGGGGGGGGGGGGGGGGGGGGGGCCCGGGGGGGGGGGGGGGGGGGGGGGGGGGGGGGGGGGGGGGGGGGGGGGGGGGGGGGGGGGGGGGGGGGGGGGGGGGGGGGGGGGGGGGGGGGGGGGGGGGGGGGGGGGGGGGGGGCGGGGGGGGGGGGGGGGGGGGGGGGGGGGGGGGGGGGGGGGGGGGGGGGGGGGGGGGGGGGGGGGGGGGGGGGGGGGGGGGGGGGGGGGGGGGCGGCGGCGGGGGGGGGGGGCCGGGGGGGCCGGGGGGGGGGGGGGGGGGTTCGGGGGGGGGGGGGGGGGGGGGGGGGGGGGGGGGGGGGGGGGGGGGGGGGGGGGGGGGGGGGGGGGGGGGGGGGGGGGGGGGGGGGGGGGGGCCGGGGGGGGGGGGGGGGGGTGGGGGGGGGGGGGGGGGGGGGGGGGGGGGGGGGGGGGGGGGGGGGGGGGGGGGGGGGGGGGGGGGGGGGGGGGGGGGGGGGGGGGGGGGGGGAGGGGGGGGGGGGGGGGGGGGGGGGGGGGGGGGGGGGGGGGGGGGGGGGCGGTTGGGGGGGGGGGGGGGGGGGGCTTTTTGGGGGGGGGCGGGGGGGGGGTGGGGGGTGGGGGGGGGGGGGGGGGGGGGGGGGGGGGGGGGGGGGGTGGGGGGGGTTGGGGTTGGGGTTTGGGGGGGGGGGGTTTTTTGGGGGGGGGGGGGGGGGGGGGGGGGTTTGGGGGGGGGGGGGGGGGGGGGGGGGGGGGGGGGGGGGGGGGGGGGGGGGGGGGGGGGGGGGGGGGGGGGGGGGGGGGGGGGGGGGGGGGGGGGGGGTGGGGGGGGGGGGGGGGGGGGGGGGGGGGGGGGGGGGGGGGGGGGGGGGGGGGGGGGGGGGGGGGGGGGGGGGGGGGGGGGGGGGGGGGGGGGGGGGGGGGGGGGGGGGGGGGGGGGGGGGGGGGGGGGGGGGGGGGGGGGGGGGGGGGGGGGGGGGGGGGGGGGGGGGGGGGGGCGGGGTGGCGGGGCTTGGGGGGGGGGGGGGGGGGGGGGGGGGGGGGGGGGGGGTGGGGTGGGGGGGGTGGGGGGGGGGGGGGGGGGGGGGGGGGGGGGGGGGGGGGGGGGGGGGGGGGGGGGGGGGGTTGGGGGGGGGGGGGGGGGTTGGGGGGGGGGGGGGGGGGGGGGGGGGGGGGGGGGGGGGGGGGGGGGGGGGGGGGGGGGGGGGGGGGGGGGGGGGGGGGGGGTGGGGGGGGGGGGGGGGGGGGGGGGGGGGGGGGGGGGGGGGGGGGGGGGGGGGGGGGGGGGGGGGGGGGGGGGGGGGGGGGGGGGGGGGGGGGGGGGGGGGGGTTTGGGGGGGGGGGGGGGGGGGGGGGGGGGGGGGGGGGGGGGGGGGGGGGGGGGGGGGGGGGGGGGGGGGGGGGGGGGGGGGGGGGGGGGGCGGGGGGGGGGGGGGGGGGGGGGGGGGGGGGGGGGGGGGGGGGGGGGGGGGGGGGGGGGGGGGGGGGGGGGGGGGGGGGGGGGGGGGGGGGGGGGGGGGGGGGGGGGGGGGGGGGGGGGGGGGGGGGGGGGGGGGGGGTAGCGCAGTGCCTCGATCGGGTCGAGACGCGATGCCTTGAGCGCCGGGTAGAAGCCGAACGTGACGCCGATGAGCGCCGAGAAGAGGAACGCCAGGGACACCGAGGTCGAGCTCACGAGGACGGGCCAGCCGGCGAACTTCGCAACCGCCTGCTGTATCCCGACCCCGAGACCGAT is drawn from Holophagales bacterium and contains these coding sequences:
- a CDS encoding MBL fold metallo-hydrolase gives rise to the protein MGLVLVETFPVAPLGCNCAIVADAATRSAIVLDPGGEPDRVLEALSRHGLTAVALVHTHAHLDHCLSSARLSAETGAPILMHADDLSLYGDLARWGRMFGVAVEAPGTVSRTLAHGDHVACGNGSLEVLHTPGHTPGSVCFRLEGETPALFSGDTLFRRSVGRTDFPGGSWDDLVTSIETHLLTLPGDLLVLPGHGEETTIAEESRLNPFVGDRSRPLA